One Leptospira fainei serovar Hurstbridge str. BUT 6 genomic window, TTAGGCGATCGATATTTCCTAGTTTTTCAGCAACTAATATTCCGGCATTACCGTTCGATTCGGAAAGTAACGTCCGGATTTTTCCTCCTAAGACGTCGTCACTGAATAACGATCTCGCTCCGCCAGTCAGAAACATATTATAATTTCCTGATTGAATTGTCCTCAAGATGTCTTTCGCGACGTTGTCGGAGGGTTTGTACAACGTTTTGAGTTTTAGACCTAATTCTTTGGAAAGTTTATGCAAGGGCTCGAAGCTGGTTTTTTCGTATCTTTGCGCAACCTTTCCCGAAATGGACGAGTCCGGACTCATATGTAAGGCCGTGACTTCTTTCGCTTTGTTACCGGCGGGAAATAATCCGTTTGCTAATCGAAGTAAGTCGATTCCTCGCGAATGGAGAGCGAAAGCCACAAGTATTCCTCCTCCTTTCGAATCCTTTCGCGGAGATGCGAATACTTTTTCGATCAGGTTTAAAGAGGGACCGGTCATAAACGTGGTTACGAGTGCCATGAGAACCATCATAGAAAACACTTGGGAAGAGAGGATGCCAAGATCGTATCCGATGTTCAGTACGATCAATTCCATTAGCCCTCGAGTATTCATCAATGCGCCTAAAGAGAGCGAATCTTTCCAGGTCTTACCGGATAATTTTGCGGCAATCGCACTGCCAGCAAATTTCCCGAGGATTGCGACAGCTAATACCCATGCAAAATCCCACCATAGGTTTCCTTCGTTTAATAATCCGATCTGAGTACGTATTCCCGTTAGGGCAAAAAATAAGGGAAGAAAGATCGCAGTGCTGACGTCCTCAACTTTTTCGGCTAGGAGTGTTCTCAATTTCGGTCGATCCGGCATAACGACTCCGGCGAGAAACGCTCCGAATAAGGCATGTATGCCGATCGATTCGGTTATCCACGCCGATCCGATCGGAAACAGAAGAAAAAAAGCGACAGCGGTTTTGGTGAAAGCCTCTCGATTCGTAAATATATGTCCCGCTCTTCGCATCCATGGCAATACCAACTTCCACATAAAAAGAATATAAATTAGCGCCAAAAGAATCGTCATTAAGCCCGGTAAGAGTCCGCCCGCTTGAACGAGCGCGATCACGCAAGCGAGTAAGCACCAGGCCGTCAGATCGTCGGAGGCGGCGCAGGTCAGAGCGAGTCCTCCTAATTTCGTTTTAGTCAGCCCTTTTTCCTGGACGATTCTAGCCAGAACGGGAAAGGCCGTGATGCTCATCCCGATTCCCATAAAAAGCGAAAAGGAGAGAAAGCTAATCCCCTCTGGCGCTAATCTTCCGTAAAAGGAAAGCGCTAAGGTCCCGCCCAATAGGAAAGGTAACAATATGCTTGCGTGCGAAATTAAGATCGCCGAGTCGGCTTGGTTCTTCAGAATCTTTAAATCTAATTCCATTCCTACGATAAACATAAAGAAAACCAAACCGATTTGGCTTAGTAGTTGCAAAATACCTAATGAAGCTTTCGGAAATACGAACGAGTATGCGTCGGGCAATACGGCTCCGAATAGGGAAGGGCCTAATAAGATGCCGGCCAGAATTTCACCGATTACCGAGGGCTGTCCGACTGCGACGGCAAGTTTCCCGAAAATCCGAGTCGCGACCAAAACAAGACCGATTTGAAACAGAAGAATCGCGAGCGGTTCTTTCAAACCTTTAGCCAGTTTTTCGACGGTATTTGAGATCGCGATTGCGGATCGGTCTAGTAATAGAGCGGATTCGTTAGTCGAATTTTGGGAAACGAGGGGAGCAGGAATTTCCGCCTCTATTTTTTCACCGAAATTTAATATGACTAGGAAAACTAAGAAGAAGAGAGTTATGAGAAGAATATAGTAAAATACGTTACGTTTCATTCAGAATCGGCGATCCGTCTGCCGAGAAGGATTTTCCTCGAACGAAATAGATCGGTTCCATGTTCAAGCCGAGGGTTTTCGAAGAAAAGTAGAATCTTTAGATGAAAGAGGATTTTGAAAAAGAAAGCGATTCCTTAGAATGAAACTCTATCGAGATAGAAATTTTTCCCAAATGCCGTTCGTTCGCAAAAATTCGGTTCCGTATCGAGCCGCCTCCAAAGGAGTTAGGGTTTCGGATTCGCTCTCGATCCGAGAAAGAAAGAGAACCGTTTTGTTCGAAAACTTCCAGTAGAACCAAAAAAGGGAAATACTTCGCCCTCCGCTATAAGCAGATCCGGAATCGGAGTAAAATTTCTCCGCGGTCCCCCAATTTCCCGCCAACCGATGAGTTCCGGTAGAATTACTGACTTCGCCGGGTATTCTTTCCAATCCGGAAAGGACAATGGACGAGTTTTTTTCCCTTACGGGTAATTTTCGAGTCACGAGCTTCTTTAGAAAAAAGAATAGCTCTTCTCCGTTTAAAGTATAGTCCCCATCCATCCAGAAGGCTCGGCCATTTTCGAGACCCGATGGTTTAGGTAGATCCACACCTGACAGCCAGTTTTGTGCTTTGAATCCGGTAGTTTCGGATAACAATTTTTGAAAATACCAGACCGTGGAGGAAGCGAGAGCCGTTCTTAAATTTTGGTCCTTTTGCCAGCGAATATACGGATATTTTGTTTTATCCCATTTATAAGGCGCGTCCGGTTCCTTCAGCGAGCCGGTTTCCAAAGCTGCAAGTGCGATCATGGGATGGAAGATGTGGAGAGGTGGAACGCTTCCTTTGCAATCGTTCGGATTGATGATAAACGTTTCATCAGTTTCCAGTTCCGAAAAAATGAGGCAGGTTTTTCTTCCCGGCATTTCCGCCAACTTCTCTACGGGAGGAGATGATTCCTTTCTAGTTCCGCAAGAGAGAAGGAGCGTGGCAATGGTTAAAAAAACCTGTCCCCTCATTCCAGCCACGCAATGTATGTTAGATACAACGTGAAAAGAAAAACCGGTACGTAAAGCAGGAGAAAATTTTTACCTATCTTTCTCCAGTTCGTAGACGTCTTTTCTTTTACGAATCGAGAAAGCGCATCCCGATCCATTTCGAATAACTCGCTTGAGTCGTTCCATCCGTAAACGTTACGAGCAAGTCTACCGACGATTTCATCCTTACGGTTCAGGATCGTTTGCCACGCTAGATCGCTTTCTTCTTTTTCAACGGAAAGTAATCTAAGAAAAACTTTCGGCACTAAAAATACTTGGCCGATCATCAGGCTGGCAAATCGAGTGAACAAGCCCAGGAAAAACAAACTAGAGAACAAAGGATTTTCCCGCTTTAAGCCGAAGACGATCCAAAAGCAAACGAGGTAGGATCCGTAACCGATATAGTACCCTGCCAATTCCCATCTACGATTCGTTTTTTTCTCGGAAAGAAATTCATCGTAGTAGGATATTACTTCGGTCGTTGAAATCATGTCACGTTCTCTGAAAAATTAGTTCGGGTTACCGTTACGGAAACGTTTGCCTATCTTATTTGCAGAATTTTTCCTATTACCGGCTCCGACAAGCAGTAAAGAGAACTTCCTACCTTTCGATTTTATGTCCCGGATTCTTTCAAGGAAAAGCTCCGAGGAAAACCTTCTTACGTTCCGAATAGAGAAAGTAAAAGAAGGCAGACTAAAATGAGCATAGCGGTACGAAAGAAAGAACGGAAAATTCTAAGCGGAGAATTTTGGACGGCTAAACAAAGACAAGCACATCCGATCCACTATGTAGTCAGCTATCGCGCATCTTTTAAACCGGAGTTACCGTCCTTCTTTATCGGAAAATATTTGGGTTCTAAAAAAGGAGTCGTATTCGATCCTTTCGGCGGGCGAGGAACGACGGCTCTTCAGGCGAATTTGGAAGGTCACTCCGCCATCCATAATGATATAAGCCCGATGTCTTTAGTTCTGGCAAAATCCAGACAGACGATTCCTTCCGTCCCCGATTTGGAGAGACGGCTTTCGCAGTTGGATTTGAGTGCAAAAGTCTCGGAAGAGGAAGGCGATTCCAATCTATTACATTTCTATCATAAAGACACCTTACGGGAATTGAAAAATCTGCGTAAGATTCTTCTAACCGACGATTCCCCGGAAATTAAATATCTCGGGTTGACCGCATTATCGCGGCTGCACGGGCATAGCACCGGATTCTTTTCGGTTTATAGCTTCCCTCAAATCTCGATTCCGCCTCTTGCACAGAAGAGGAATAACGAAAAGAAAGGAATTAAACCCGAATATCGAGAAGTGAAACCTAGAATTCTGCAAAAATTAAAGAGGGACTTAAAAGAGAATCTTCCGCCTTTTTTCCACGAATTTTCTTCCAGAAATCTTTATACCAATCATTCCTCTCTTGAACTTTCTAGTCTTCCGGACTCGGGAACCGATTTAGTCGTAACTTCTCCTCCGTTTTTAGATAAGGTAAACTATGAAGAAGATAATTGGCTTAGGTATTGGTTCCTTGATATCACTCTGGAGAAGGCTCAAAAGCCGAGTATTTTCGGAACCCTTGCCGGTTGGTGTGAATTCATTCAGGGAACTCTTCGAGAACTATCTAGAGTAATAAAGCCCGGAGGAGTGCTAGTGCTGGAAGTGGGCGAAGTTCGTAAAGGTAAGACGGTTTTTAATTTGGACGAATACGTCATCCGTTGTTCCGAAGGAACCGGCTTAGTTTGGGAAAACACCTATATTAACGATCAGAAATTCACGAAACTTGCGAACTGCTGGAATGTTTCCAATAACGAAAAGGGAACGAATTCGAATCGCTGCGTGGTATTTCGGAACTTTAAATAAGTCGGAAATCCCCAAAAAAAGGGGGAATTCCTAGGGAAATTCCGAATTTAGCCGATAAAAAACCAGAGGTACACACCTATGATGCGATCCCTTTGGACCGCGGCGACCGGAATGATCGCCCAGCAATTCCATATTGATACTATTTCCAATAACCTCGCTAACGTAAATACGACCGGTTTTAAAAAGAATCGGGCCGATTTCGAAGACTTAGTTTACCAGCATATGGTTCTGGCAGGAACTCCCGCGACTTCGGTTAGCGAAATTCCGACCGGCGTGAACGTAGGTCATGGAGTTCGCGCCGCAGCCTCTCAGAAACTCTTCGAAATAGGTTCATTTCAGGCTACCGGTAATAAATTAGACTTAGCCATTACGAGTGAAATGGG contains:
- a CDS encoding cation:proton antiporter produces the protein MKRNVFYYILLITLFFLVFLVILNFGEKIEAEIPAPLVSQNSTNESALLLDRSAIAISNTVEKLAKGLKEPLAILLFQIGLVLVATRIFGKLAVAVGQPSVIGEILAGILLGPSLFGAVLPDAYSFVFPKASLGILQLLSQIGLVFFMFIVGMELDLKILKNQADSAILISHASILLPFLLGGTLALSFYGRLAPEGISFLSFSLFMGIGMSITAFPVLARIVQEKGLTKTKLGGLALTCAASDDLTAWCLLACVIALVQAGGLLPGLMTILLALIYILFMWKLVLPWMRRAGHIFTNREAFTKTAVAFFLLFPIGSAWITESIGIHALFGAFLAGVVMPDRPKLRTLLAEKVEDVSTAIFLPLFFALTGIRTQIGLLNEGNLWWDFAWVLAVAILGKFAGSAIAAKLSGKTWKDSLSLGALMNTRGLMELIVLNIGYDLGILSSQVFSMMVLMALVTTFMTGPSLNLIEKVFASPRKDSKGGGILVAFALHSRGIDLLRLANGLFPAGNKAKEVTALHMSPDSSISGKVAQRYEKTSFEPLHKLSKELGLKLKTLYKPSDNVAKDILRTIQSGNYNMFLTGGARSLFSDDVLGGKIRTLLSESNGNAGILVAEKLGNIDRLTVAMYSETDSKLLTLASRLAKNLGSKVSVWDPRGAVQRLPQKDRNLLKKEKIPILRESDPIVLGEADLILCNLETWEEEPELHNWELAEGSGLFLIRFSKEIEFL
- a CDS encoding penicillin-binding transpeptidase domain-containing protein — encoded protein: MRGQVFLTIATLLLSCGTRKESSPPVEKLAEMPGRKTCLIFSELETDETFIINPNDCKGSVPPLHIFHPMIALAALETGSLKEPDAPYKWDKTKYPYIRWQKDQNLRTALASSTVWYFQKLLSETTGFKAQNWLSGVDLPKPSGLENGRAFWMDGDYTLNGEELFFFLKKLVTRKLPVREKNSSIVLSGLERIPGEVSNSTGTHRLAGNWGTAEKFYSDSGSAYSGGRSISLFWFYWKFSNKTVLFLSRIESESETLTPLEAARYGTEFLRTNGIWEKFLSR
- a CDS encoding class I SAM-dependent methyltransferase, producing MSIAVRKKERKILSGEFWTAKQRQAHPIHYVVSYRASFKPELPSFFIGKYLGSKKGVVFDPFGGRGTTALQANLEGHSAIHNDISPMSLVLAKSRQTIPSVPDLERRLSQLDLSAKVSEEEGDSNLLHFYHKDTLRELKNLRKILLTDDSPEIKYLGLTALSRLHGHSTGFFSVYSFPQISIPPLAQKRNNEKKGIKPEYREVKPRILQKLKRDLKENLPPFFHEFSSRNLYTNHSSLELSSLPDSGTDLVVTSPPFLDKVNYEEDNWLRYWFLDITLEKAQKPSIFGTLAGWCEFIQGTLRELSRVIKPGGVLVLEVGEVRKGKTVFNLDEYVIRCSEGTGLVWENTYINDQKFTKLANCWNVSNNEKGTNSNRCVVFRNFK